The Coleofasciculus sp. FACHB-1120 DNA window ACCTATGGCTCAAGAGGGAAACACAAACGGGAGATTGTCAAGCCATCACCCACTTTCAAAGAGGCTGTCGGCATAAAATTACTGATTGGGAACGCTTTCGAGCGTTTGCTCAACAGTATGGAGGCAAGACCCAGAAGCAGATGGCGCAGCTGTGGGGCGATAATGTGACGCAGCAAAATATTAGTCATGCTCTAGACAAGATTGGTTTGACCCGTAAAAAAAAACGGGTAGTGCTGAATAGTAATGGTCACGAACGAAGAGAGGCATTGTAATGATGCACAAAGTACCAAATTGCCCCAATATGATTGCTCAATTTTTTAGAGAACGATAACG harbors:
- a CDS encoding IS630 transposase-related protein; the protein is MPAPYSYDLRQKAIEAVKRGERKTNVAKMFNISRNTLDLWLKRETQTGDCQAITHFQRGCRHKITDWERFRAFAQQYGGKTQKQMAQLWGDNVTQQNISHALDKIGLTRKKKRVVLNSNGHERREAL